Proteins found in one Megalobrama amblycephala isolate DHTTF-2021 linkage group LG5, ASM1881202v1, whole genome shotgun sequence genomic segment:
- the fut9a gene encoding 4-galactosyl-N-acetylglucosaminide 3-alpha-L-fucosyltransferase 9: MPSAPTYRILRPLLLGIFLLGCFVTLFLMYIKPSTSWLSGPVESETSTARVKSLLSTRSEQNQTTILVWLWPFGETYDLNVCSSLFSIDGCFITADRNLYNKSDAVVIHHRDITSDLSNMPPAYRPKLQRWIWMNFESPSHSSQLPGIENLFNLTLNYRQDADIEVPYGSIVAAQGEEDFVPPSKNKLICWIVSNWNPDHVRVKYYNELYKHIEVHAYGQAFGEYISDQDYFPTIASCKFYLAFENSIHKDYITEKLYNPLSVGTVPVVLGPPRENYQNFVQGNAFIHVDDFPSPKELADYLLFLDKNEELYLKYFDWRKHFKVKKAYFWAEHTCLACDYVRRHNEYKAINNLDKWYWG, encoded by the coding sequence ATGCCATCTGCACCAACTTACAGAATCCTACGACCCCTCCTGCTTGGTATCTTTTTATTGGGATGCTTTGTGACTCTGTTTTTAATGTACATCAAACCATCTACGAGCTGGTTGTCAGGCCCCGTCGAGTCGGAAACATCCACAGCCCGAGTGAAAAGCCTCCTTTCCACCAGAAGTGAACAGAACCAGACCACAATCCTGGTCTGGCTTTGGCCTTTTGGCGAAACCTACGACCTAAACGTCTGCAGCTCTTTGTTCAGTATCGATGGCTGCTTCATCACAGCCGACCGAAACCTTTACAACAAATCTGACGCTGTCGTCATACATCACAGGGACATCACCAGCGACCTCTCCAACATGCCGCCGGCTTATCGGCCCAAGTTGCAGAGATGGATTTGGATGAACTTCGAGTCACCGTCGCATTCATCTCAGTTACCTGGAATTGAAAACTTGTTTAATTTAACTCTAAACTATCGGCAGGATGCTGATATAGAAGTGCCTTATGGATCGATTGTCGCAGCCCAAGGAGAGGAGGACTTTGTGCCGCCAAGCAAGAACAAGCTCATTTGTTGGATCGTCAGCAATTGGAACCCAGATCACGTCAGGGTGAAATACTACAATGAACTGTACAAGCACATCGAGGTTCATGCATACGGACAGGCTTTTGGTGAGTACATTTCCGACCAGGACTATTTCCCCACAATTGCCAGTTGTAAGTTCTATTTGGCATTCGAAAACTCGATTCACAAAGACTACATCACTGAGAAATTGTACAATCCACTTTCCGTTGGCACCGTACCTGTGGTGCTAGGACCACCAAGGGAGAACTATCAGAACTTTGTGCAGGGAAACGCTTTTATCCACGTCGATGACTTCCCGTCTCCGAAGGAGCTGGCTGATTACCTCCTGTTCCTTGACAAAAATGAAGAGCTTTACCTGAAGTACTTTGACTGGCGTAAACACTTTAAGGTTAAAAAGGCATACTTCTGGGCCGAACACACGTGTCTGGCCTGCGATTACGTCAGAAGGCACAATGAGTACAAGGCAATTAACAATCTTGACAAATGGTATTGGGGTTAA